The following proteins are co-located in the Gloeocapsa sp. PCC 7428 genome:
- a CDS encoding tetratricopeptide repeat protein, whose protein sequence is MFRLHKTLLTTCLLFGITTALNEIPTTYAQSPLAAMTAEEYYHQGVFKDQLEGDKQGAIEYYTQAIKLDPNHTDAYNDRGLARLALGDPQGAIADYTQAIKINPRHAQIYNNRGTARLAAQDLQGAIADYTQAIKINPLLEDPYLHLAQLYRQRGLNRENSGDATGAIAEYTQAIQVLNQMPSSERSRLRGNRQGSVYNLAMTHYHRGITRYNSGDKLGAINDLQKAAELFHTQADTNNHQLAVRKIREIQR, encoded by the coding sequence ATGTTCCGTCTTCATAAAACCTTACTAACAACGTGCTTACTTTTCGGAATTACTACTGCATTAAATGAAATTCCGACTACCTACGCGCAATCACCACTTGCAGCGATGACTGCTGAGGAATATTACCATCAAGGAGTTTTCAAAGATCAACTCGAAGGCGATAAGCAAGGCGCGATTGAATATTATACGCAGGCAATTAAGCTCGATCCAAATCATACCGATGCTTACAACGATCGCGGTTTAGCCCGCTTAGCATTAGGAGATCCGCAAGGCGCGATCGCCGATTACACGCAAGCGATTAAAATCAACCCCCGTCATGCACAAATCTACAACAATCGTGGTACGGCGCGGTTGGCTGCGCAAGATCTGCAAGGCGCGATCGCTGATTACACGCAAGCAATTAAGATTAACCCTCTCCTCGAAGATCCTTACCTCCACCTAGCGCAACTTTATCGTCAACGTGGCTTGAACCGTGAAAATAGTGGAGATGCAACAGGAGCCATTGCAGAGTATACTCAAGCCATTCAAGTCCTCAATCAAATGCCCTCCTCAGAGCGATCGCGACTACGAGGCAATCGTCAAGGCTCAGTATACAATCTTGCCATGACTCATTATCATCGCGGTATAACGCGCTACAACAGTGGAGATAAACTAGGCGCAATCAACGATTTACAAAAAGCTGCGGAACTATTTCATACTCAAGCAGATACCAACAACCACCAACTAGCTGTTCGCAAAATCAGAGAAATTCAGCGCTAG
- a CDS encoding peptidoglycan DD-metalloendopeptidase family protein has translation MKQGNENASAPSSYFGRRSLLLPSLTCLGIVSLLSHQPASAQASIDSIVVPIKEDTTASPTNSADAHQTRVERLRQKLATPAVPRASTPQKRPQTILPTAPTAQKPRTTSQNAANSTPNFSRSHIDPTSYSIGATRTYEPPSAVVLSERSTGCRAVVRNGQSAASVCQTAPQRTNVAIRNPRSHSALTQIPKSTQIASVSPVRGSSASYTKSGAKEPPAYIQQAIALVNQSVSPSTQAYYNRMQQQGVRTRNTGLLFPLTIPAPITSLFGWRIHPITGDRRFHTGTDLGAPTGTPVLAAYTGSVAIANFLGGYGLTVVLEHEKPTKSSDKTPWDIPQQTLYGHLSEIFVQPGERVKQGTVIGLVGSTGNSTGPHLHFETRHLTPDGWVASDPGFELEYALTKLVEALKTAQAPQQESDRS, from the coding sequence ATGAAACAGGGAAACGAAAACGCCAGCGCGCCTTCATCCTATTTTGGGCGGCGTTCGCTGCTATTACCAAGCTTGACTTGTCTTGGTATAGTTAGCCTCCTCAGTCACCAACCAGCATCGGCACAAGCAAGTATCGATAGCATTGTTGTCCCTATCAAGGAAGATACAACCGCTTCCCCAACCAATTCAGCAGATGCGCATCAAACCAGAGTAGAAAGATTACGCCAAAAACTTGCTACTCCAGCGGTTCCGCGCGCATCCACTCCTCAAAAACGCCCGCAGACAATTCTACCAACTGCACCCACAGCACAAAAACCGCGAACTACTAGCCAAAATGCGGCTAACTCTACGCCAAACTTCAGTAGATCGCATATCGACCCCACAAGCTATAGTATTGGTGCGACTAGAACTTATGAGCCGCCTAGTGCGGTTGTGCTATCAGAACGCTCTACAGGATGTCGCGCCGTTGTCCGTAACGGGCAAAGTGCTGCAAGTGTTTGTCAAACTGCACCTCAACGCACTAATGTTGCCATCCGTAACCCGCGATCGCATAGCGCGTTGACACAAATACCGAAAAGCACTCAAATTGCAAGTGTGTCGCCAGTGCGTGGTAGTAGCGCGAGTTATACAAAAAGTGGTGCCAAAGAACCACCAGCATACATTCAACAGGCGATCGCACTTGTGAATCAAAGTGTCTCGCCTAGCACGCAAGCTTACTACAATCGGATGCAGCAGCAAGGAGTGAGGACTCGCAATACGGGTTTACTCTTTCCGCTAACGATCCCTGCGCCGATTACCTCGTTATTCGGTTGGCGCATTCATCCGATTACAGGCGATCGCCGTTTCCATACCGGAACTGATTTAGGCGCGCCCACAGGAACACCCGTCTTAGCTGCGTATACAGGAAGTGTTGCGATCGCTAACTTTTTAGGCGGCTACGGTTTAACCGTTGTCCTCGAACATGAAAAACCCACAAAGAGTTCTGACAAAACACCTTGGGATATTCCACAACAAACGCTCTACGGTCACTTATCCGAAATCTTCGTCCAACCAGGCGAACGCGTCAAACAAGGAACCGTGATCGGACTTGTCGGAAGCACAGGAAATTCTACAGGTCCGCATTTACACTTTGAAACGCGGCATTTAACACCCGATGGCTGGGTAGCAAGCGATCCTGGCTTTGAGTTGGAATATGCTTTAACGAAGCTTGTAGAAGCGCTAAAAACCGCTCAAGCGCCGCAACAAGAGTCAGATAGGAGCTAA
- a CDS encoding ABC transporter permease has product MRQTIKGVVRKAGARSLFSVSKQWWAKLDLLRSLVQRDLDAKYKGSILGNLWPLLNQLSQLLIYTYVFSIVLRVRLSVRGLPENNITFGLWLFAGLLPWTAFLNGFFPAATSVIAQQNLVKKVVFPLSLLPLVPICSAFIESSLGLIVLILLVGIASQVVHSTLWLLPIVWIPQLLLTAGLGYLAAGLTVFLRDVPQTLGLLINVWFYATPIIYPASLIPEAWRGWIFWLNPMTAIVEVYRDLVLVGELRHGGELSVAAIASFVVFCLGFTVYRRLRPAFADVL; this is encoded by the coding sequence TTGCGACAAACAATCAAAGGCGTTGTCCGAAAAGCGGGCGCTAGAAGCTTATTCTCAGTTAGTAAGCAATGGTGGGCAAAGTTAGACTTACTGCGATCGCTTGTCCAGCGAGATCTCGATGCGAAATACAAAGGTTCTATTTTAGGCAATTTGTGGCCTTTGTTAAATCAATTATCGCAGTTACTTATATATACATACGTTTTCTCAATTGTGCTGCGTGTTAGGCTGAGTGTCCGAGGCTTGCCTGAGAATAATATTACTTTTGGTTTGTGGTTGTTTGCGGGGTTATTACCTTGGACAGCTTTCCTCAATGGTTTTTTTCCGGCTGCTACCTCGGTAATCGCGCAGCAGAACTTAGTTAAAAAAGTTGTCTTTCCTTTATCACTATTACCTTTAGTACCAATTTGTTCGGCTTTTATCGAAAGCTCACTGGGACTCATTGTTTTAATTTTATTAGTGGGAATCGCATCACAAGTCGTTCATAGTACGCTTTGGCTATTGCCGATTGTTTGGATACCACAGTTATTACTCACTGCTGGTTTAGGATATCTTGCGGCTGGTTTAACGGTTTTTTTGAGAGACGTACCGCAAACTCTCGGACTTTTAATCAACGTGTGGTTTTATGCTACGCCGATTATCTATCCAGCATCGTTGATTCCCGAAGCGTGGCGCGGATGGATTTTTTGGCTAAATCCGATGACTGCGATCGTCGAAGTTTATCGCGACTTGGTTTTAGTCGGAGAATTAAGACACGGAGGCGAATTAAGCGTAGCGGCGATCGCGTCTTTTGTCGTCTTTTGTTTGGGCTTCACTGTCTATCGGCGACTCCGCCCAGCATTTGCTGATGTTCTCTAA
- a CDS encoding ArsA family ATPase → MALILTFLGKSGSDRQKIAIAAAKKFATEGKRVLLAGRDTGPGLSLLLNASMSSTPQQVSPNLEAVQLKTSSLLERSWEEVKKLEAQYLRTPILKDVYGQELPVLPGMDSALELNALREYDASGKYDVIIYDSSGDSTTLRMLGMAESLSWYVRRFRQLFTNSDLGKAIADSPFIQPLISSFFNVNWTADNFAQPTNQINNILDQGKAALADPKRVAAFLVTTNDPLDITNVRYLWGSAQQIGLIVGGVILHSADTTLASLSNEFDPLPVTVVTGSTFDDEQLMNALPDFAQQAQQAPKPIEIDVATGQVRLFLPGFDKKQVKLTQSGPEVTVEAGDQRRNIFLPPGLSGKQIAGAKFQNNYLTISF, encoded by the coding sequence ATGGCGCTGATACTGACCTTTTTAGGCAAAAGTGGCAGCGATCGCCAAAAGATTGCGATCGCTGCTGCCAAAAAATTCGCAACCGAAGGAAAACGCGTCCTCTTAGCCGGACGAGATACCGGACCTGGGTTGAGTTTACTTCTCAATGCCTCGATGAGTTCAACACCGCAGCAAGTATCTCCCAATCTCGAAGCGGTGCAGCTTAAAACCTCTAGCTTGCTAGAACGTAGCTGGGAAGAGGTCAAAAAACTCGAGGCGCAATACCTGCGGACACCGATCCTCAAAGATGTCTACGGGCAAGAATTGCCCGTCTTACCAGGAATGGACAGCGCTTTGGAACTCAATGCGTTGCGCGAATACGATGCTAGCGGCAAATACGACGTTATCATCTACGACAGCAGTGGCGACTCGACCACGCTGCGGATGCTAGGAATGGCAGAAAGCTTGAGTTGGTATGTACGACGTTTTCGGCAATTATTTACGAATTCTGATTTGGGTAAAGCGATCGCGGACTCGCCGTTTATTCAACCGTTGATTAGCAGTTTTTTCAACGTCAACTGGACAGCAGATAACTTTGCGCAACCTACCAACCAAATTAATAACATCCTCGACCAGGGTAAAGCCGCGCTTGCTGACCCGAAGCGCGTTGCGGCGTTTTTGGTAACAACGAATGACCCGCTAGACATTACAAATGTGCGTTATTTGTGGGGTAGCGCGCAACAAATTGGTTTAATTGTGGGTGGCGTTATACTGCATTCGGCGGATACGACGCTTGCGAGTTTATCAAATGAATTTGACCCCTTACCTGTTACGGTTGTCACTGGTAGCACTTTTGATGACGAGCAACTGATGAACGCCTTGCCAGATTTTGCACAGCAGGCGCAGCAAGCTCCTAAACCAATCGAAATTGACGTTGCTACTGGTCAAGTCCGCCTATTTTTGCCTGGCTTTGATAAAAAACAAGTCAAACTGACACAATCAGGACCAGAAGTTACCGTAGAAGCAGGCGATCAGCGGCGGAATATCTTTCTACCTCCTGGTTTGAGTGGCAAACAAATTGCTGGTGCCAAATTTCAAAACAACTATTTGACAATATCTTTCTAG
- the sppA gene encoding signal peptide peptidase SppA, giving the protein MRNFFKQTFASIVGTILGLLIFVGIGTGGLLLLLVAVASRDTGPQLKEQSVLVFDLSLNITDAPPNSSPGAILQRALSSEESNRVSLRTVLDVLEKAQQDSRIVGVYLDGSRSTTASSSAGFATLKEVRQALERFRASGKTIVAYNTDWRQKDYYLSSVANTVIVNPLGAMELSGLSNQPVFFAGALEKYGVGVQVIRVGRFKGSVEPFTRSQLSPENREQLQRLLSDLWTEWLNAVSNSRNVSKSQLQAIADNQGILLPDEAQKSGLVDQIGYFDEVLQRLKQLTGESQESRTFRQISLPSYAQLDEKTRTTRNSRNKIAVVYAEGAIVDGQGSAGQVGSDRFARIIRTLRQDNQVKAVVLRVNSRGGSATASEEIQRELQLTRQVKPVVVSMGDYAASGGYWIATDANRIFAEPNTVTGSIGVFGLRFNIQQLANDNGITWDSVKTGRYADSQTIARPLSPPELTRSQRTAERLYDIFLNRVAEARKLPLPKVAEIAQGRVWSGVAAKEIGLVDEIGGIDTAIQYAAAQAKLGDDWQLQEYPEVRTFEARLLAQLASPIRLMVQDYPLERSLPVPLESELQKLQAEIAVLHAINDPLNVYARLLFDLEID; this is encoded by the coding sequence ATGCGTAACTTTTTTAAACAAACCTTTGCCAGTATCGTAGGAACCATATTAGGATTATTAATCTTTGTTGGTATCGGTACTGGTGGGTTGCTGTTGTTACTTGTGGCAGTCGCATCGCGAGATACTGGACCACAACTCAAAGAGCAATCTGTCCTTGTTTTTGATTTATCTTTAAATATTACCGACGCGCCACCAAATTCAAGTCCTGGTGCAATTTTACAACGCGCGTTATCCAGTGAAGAAAGCAATCGCGTTAGTTTACGCACAGTGCTGGATGTTTTAGAAAAAGCGCAGCAAGATAGTCGGATCGTTGGCGTGTATCTTGATGGCAGTCGCAGTACCACAGCAAGTAGTAGTGCTGGCTTTGCGACGCTTAAAGAAGTGCGTCAAGCGCTAGAACGTTTCCGTGCATCGGGAAAAACAATTGTTGCTTACAATACAGACTGGCGACAAAAAGACTATTACCTCAGTTCGGTCGCGAATACAGTCATTGTGAATCCTTTGGGGGCGATGGAACTCAGCGGATTGAGCAATCAACCTGTCTTCTTTGCTGGGGCTTTAGAGAAGTATGGTGTTGGCGTTCAAGTCATTCGGGTGGGTAGATTTAAGGGATCGGTTGAACCATTTACGCGATCGCAGTTAAGCCCCGAAAACCGCGAACAATTACAGCGCCTATTAAGCGATCTATGGACAGAATGGCTAAATGCAGTGAGTAACAGCCGTAATGTAAGTAAATCACAACTGCAAGCGATCGCCGATAATCAAGGTATTTTGTTACCCGATGAAGCGCAAAAAAGTGGTTTAGTCGATCAAATTGGCTATTTTGATGAAGTTTTACAGCGATTAAAGCAATTAACTGGGGAATCGCAAGAAAGCCGCACGTTTCGGCAAATCAGCTTACCAAGTTATGCGCAGTTAGATGAGAAAACGCGCACCACACGCAACTCGCGCAACAAAATTGCGGTTGTTTATGCTGAAGGAGCGATTGTTGATGGACAAGGAAGCGCCGGACAAGTGGGAAGCGATCGCTTTGCCCGAATTATCCGCACGCTGCGTCAAGATAATCAAGTCAAAGCTGTTGTCTTACGGGTAAACAGTCGTGGTGGAAGCGCAACAGCTTCTGAGGAAATTCAGCGCGAATTGCAGCTAACACGCCAAGTTAAACCTGTTGTCGTCTCGATGGGTGATTATGCAGCTTCTGGCGGTTACTGGATTGCGACGGATGCTAACCGCATCTTTGCCGAACCGAACACTGTCACAGGTTCTATCGGTGTCTTTGGACTGCGCTTTAATATCCAACAGCTAGCTAACGACAATGGTATTACTTGGGATAGCGTCAAAACAGGTCGCTACGCTGATAGCCAAACAATCGCGCGTCCGCTATCACCGCCAGAACTCACGCGATCGCAACGCACAGCCGAACGATTATATGATATATTCCTTAATCGAGTCGCCGAAGCCCGCAAACTCCCGTTACCAAAAGTCGCAGAAATAGCTCAAGGACGAGTTTGGTCAGGTGTCGCCGCGAAAGAAATTGGCTTAGTTGATGAAATCGGTGGAATTGATACTGCAATTCAGTACGCAGCCGCGCAAGCCAAGCTAGGCGACGATTGGCAATTGCAAGAGTATCCTGAAGTACGAACTTTTGAAGCCAGACTCTTGGCACAGCTAGCCAGCCCAATTCGCCTCATGGTGCAAGATTATCCGCTTGAGCGATCGCTTCCAGTGCCGCTGGAATCTGAATTACAGAAACTTCAAGCAGAAATTGCCGTCTTACACGCGATAAACGATCCTTTGAATGTCTACGCTCGCTTACTTTTTGATTTAGAAATAGATTGA
- the chlG gene encoding chlorophyll synthase ChlG codes for MSNSTPPPFQPADEALNKTPDAVDINPSTAAPIAPANRSAKTRQLLGMKGAAPGETSIWKIRLQLMKPITWIPLIWGVVCGAASSGEYTWTLENVLKAATCMLLAGPLLTGYTQTLNDFYDREIDAINEPYRPIPSGAISVPQVVSQILLLLAAGIGLAFVLDRWVGHDFPTITLLALGGAFLAYIYSAPPLKLKRNGWLGNYALGASYIALPWWTGHALFGDLNWTIAILTLIYSMAGLGIAVVNDFKSVEGDRQLGLKSLPVMFGVNTAAWICVAMIDLFQAGIAAYLIGIGENLYGAILLLLLIPQITFQDMYFLRDPIQNDVKYQASAQPFLVLGMLVAGLALGHAGV; via the coding sequence ATGTCTAACTCAACTCCTCCACCGTTTCAGCCTGCTGATGAGGCACTCAACAAAACTCCAGATGCTGTAGATATTAATCCTAGTACCGCAGCACCGATCGCACCCGCTAATCGTAGCGCCAAAACACGGCAACTACTAGGGATGAAAGGTGCAGCGCCAGGAGAAACATCGATTTGGAAAATCCGCTTGCAACTGATGAAGCCGATTACTTGGATTCCCCTAATTTGGGGTGTCGTTTGTGGCGCGGCTTCGTCGGGAGAATATACCTGGACGTTAGAAAATGTCTTGAAAGCAGCAACGTGTATGTTACTCGCAGGACCTTTACTGACGGGTTACACGCAAACACTCAATGATTTTTACGATCGCGAAATTGACGCGATTAACGAACCCTATCGCCCGATTCCTTCAGGGGCAATATCTGTTCCGCAAGTTGTGAGTCAAATCTTGCTATTACTCGCTGCGGGAATTGGCTTAGCGTTTGTTCTCGATCGCTGGGTTGGTCACGACTTCCCGACAATTACGCTGCTAGCGCTGGGCGGTGCGTTCTTAGCGTATATCTATTCCGCACCACCGTTGAAACTCAAACGCAATGGTTGGCTAGGTAATTATGCCTTAGGTGCTAGCTACATTGCTTTACCTTGGTGGACAGGTCATGCGTTGTTTGGGGATTTGAATTGGACGATCGCGATTCTTACCTTGATTTACAGCATGGCTGGCTTGGGAATTGCGGTCGTGAATGACTTCAAGAGTGTCGAAGGCGATCGCCAGTTGGGACTCAAGTCGCTTCCTGTGATGTTTGGCGTCAACACCGCCGCGTGGATTTGTGTCGCGATGATTGATTTATTCCAAGCAGGAATTGCTGCTTATTTAATTGGCATTGGCGAAAATCTTTACGGCGCAATTCTACTACTGTTGTTGATTCCGCAGATCACGTTTCAGGATATGTACTTCTTGCGCGATCCGATCCAAAATGACGTTAAATATCAAGCCAGCGCGCAACCCTTTCTTGTTCTAGGAATGCTTGTAGCTGGGTTAGCGTTAGGTCATGCTGGGGTGTAG
- the pgeF gene encoding peptidoglycan editing factor PgeF: MHTWHWQTWQGLPYLTCSLLEPWLHGFFTQHFWSRSPAELVKVLHPTAPAYRVKQVHGNVVLTPSQIKEAMNAENDLLPPADGVVTEQAWQSVWVASADCTPVLIADSHTGQVAAVHAGWRGTAAKIVPAAIARLQAQGSQLADLRIALGPAISGAVYQVSTQVAAQVGASICAASAEELIVNALQRLPDAPILQDPEPERVRLDVRRVIALQLEHLGIHAEQVAIAPHCTYQQPDCFFSYRRDQQKKVQWSGIVSR; this comes from the coding sequence ATGCATACTTGGCACTGGCAAACTTGGCAAGGCTTACCGTATCTCACTTGTAGTCTTTTGGAACCGTGGTTGCATGGTTTTTTTACTCAGCATTTTTGGTCGCGATCTCCCGCAGAACTCGTTAAGGTTCTGCACCCAACCGCACCAGCTTATCGGGTAAAACAAGTTCACGGCAACGTTGTTTTAACGCCTTCACAAATCAAAGAAGCAATGAACGCAGAAAATGACTTGCTACCACCGGCTGATGGTGTCGTCACAGAACAAGCTTGGCAATCAGTGTGGGTAGCCAGTGCTGATTGTACTCCGGTGTTGATTGCGGATTCTCACACTGGGCAAGTCGCGGCGGTACACGCGGGGTGGCGCGGAACAGCAGCTAAGATTGTGCCAGCGGCGATCGCGCGTTTGCAAGCGCAGGGTAGTCAGTTAGCCGATTTGCGCATTGCTTTAGGACCTGCGATTTCGGGTGCGGTTTATCAAGTTTCAACTCAAGTAGCGGCGCAAGTCGGAGCAAGTATTTGTGCTGCTAGTGCTGAGGAATTGATCGTAAATGCATTGCAGCGTTTGCCCGATGCGCCCATCCTACAAGATCCTGAACCAGAACGCGTGCGCCTAGACGTGCGACGCGTGATTGCGCTTCAATTAGAACATTTGGGAATTCACGCTGAACAAGTAGCGATCGCGCCTCATTGTACGTATCAACAGCCAGATTGTTTCTTTTCTTACCGCCGCGACCAGCAAAAAAAAGTTCAGTGGTCAGGAATTGTGAGTAGATAG
- a CDS encoding DUF2862 domain-containing protein: MEIGQQVKVCRLRDRVSPLIVKRLGKIGTVKGFKMLDGSNVGVVVQFEDQFATWFFEDELKVMQ; encoded by the coding sequence ATGGAAATCGGACAACAAGTTAAGGTCTGCCGTTTAAGAGATCGAGTATCACCGCTGATTGTCAAACGTTTAGGCAAAATTGGTACGGTTAAAGGCTTCAAAATGCTTGATGGAAGTAACGTTGGTGTCGTCGTTCAATTTGAAGACCAGTTTGCGACTTGGTTTTTTGAAGACGAACTCAAAGTTATGCAGTAG